A region of Prochlorococcus marinus subsp. pastoris str. CCMP1986 DNA encodes the following proteins:
- the infA gene encoding translation initiation factor IF-1, giving the protein MIETSGVIEKEQGNGFYLVTLEQPEGHQCLCRAAGKLTKFRIKLLAGDKVLVEISPYDLTRGRITYRERNAGGGGPRTGNSKNNARRK; this is encoded by the coding sequence ATGATCGAAACATCTGGTGTGATAGAAAAAGAGCAAGGAAATGGTTTTTATTTGGTTACTTTAGAACAACCTGAAGGTCACCAATGTTTATGCAGAGCAGCAGGTAAGTTAACTAAATTTAGAATTAAATTGTTAGCTGGAGATAAAGTACTGGTGGAAATAAGTCCTTATGATCTAACAAGAGGAAGGATTACCTATCGAGAAAGAAATGCAGGCGGTGGTGGCCCAAGAACTGGAAATTCTAAAAATAATGCAAGAAGGAAATAA